AATTTATATTTCGATAACCAAGTTATTGGAGAATCATGTGTGGGTCTAGTGGTGGGTGCCTCTTATTCTACTCTTGTGATACgggttcaattctcaccacctaCTAGAAGGATCAGTTCTCCTTACCCCTTTCTCGCCCATAGTGGATTCTCCTTACCTCTGaatcaaaaatacaaatttaacaAAGCTACTTTCGCCTAGGTCACTTGGACTCATCTTGCTATCCTTCATCTTGAATCCTTGACATTTGAGATGACATTATATATGTCTGGAAATGCTTGTTAACTGAAGGGGGTTCTCTTTACAAACCATTTCTTTCTATGTGCATATGCAGCCTTAAGAGGAGCAGCTACATTGAAGGCAAGGACTATGAAAGAAGTGTGTAATATAGCAGCTGTTCTACCTGTGGAAAGAGGTATCAAAGGTGAGAACAGACACAGTcgaaatggaagttacaatggCGAAGCTAATCTCAATAGTAAAAACTTTCTTGGTTTATGTAATGAAGAGCTTCTAGCTAGGGGCTCTGAACTTCTCAAACGCACTCGAACAGGTGATCTTTCTCCGCCTACCTCTGGTTTAAAAATTCAGGTAAATGGTTATTGATCAAGTTCTTTCATATGGTTTACTAATACCAGGTGACCTTCACTGGAAAATCGTCTCAGTTTACATTGATAGAACTGGCCAGGTTGAGTTCTTCCAGATTCCTGTAACTTGCTTGACATCCTCTCCAATCGTATGTCCTTTTTCTTCTAACCATACTCTTTTAATGCAGGTTGTGCTCAAAATGAAGAGCAGTCATGTAGCAGGAACAATCACCAAGAAGAAGAAAAGTAGTCTTCAAAATCCTGtgtcattatttttctttttaaccaAAAGAATTCCTTCCCTTCTAAGATTATCGTCTATTTGGTTACAGAAGTGTTACTCGAAGTGTGCAAAGACATGCCAGTATGGCCTGAGAGGCGGTCCATCAAAATCGCAGGAGAGGATCGACATTACTTTGGGCTAAAAACGGCTACACATAGAGTAATAGAGTTCGAGTGCAGGACGCAACAAGAATATGATATATGGACTCAAGGCGTCTCAAGGCTCCTGTCGCTggtcaatgaaaggaagaaaaccagTTCAAGTCCAAGAACCAATATGTACTGGAATTAAGAGGCTTAACTTCGATTATGATAGCAGCTAATACAGATATGTAGAGTTAGTTGATTCGGACAATTCTCTTTTCGGCAAACTTTGATAGGTTGATTATAAACGGATCAAGACACTCAAATTGTGGGAAGGATGTATTTGAATGTCCTAAGCATTACCAATCTCCGTCCCTTGATATTTCGATCACTTATTGAGTAAAAACTTCTTATGATCAGTGTTGCAAACTTATAATGAAAAGAGGATATAGCGTCCCAATACCCAACCTATTCTTGTATGGTTTTTACATGAATTATCAATTACTACATAACTATTGGCCGGACCAGCGCAGGACACAACCCTCTCATGACTTGTATGAGTACCGTAACCATGCACAACACTTTCGACACGCAGTTTCTGTCGGCAAGGACTCACAAGCTACTGTTTTGTGACATGTTCGCTTCAGCATCATGCCCATGCCAAGCTATAATGAGCTACTGTTTTTGCAACTTACTGGTAAAAGGCACTCTCACATTGAAACTAATTTATTCCTCAGCATAACAACCAAAAATATTGCTTTCTCGCAGCTGTCTATAAGGTTTTTCCTTTCAGGGACACAATCTACCAACACATTAAAACTCTTTCGTAACCAACACACTTAGGGCCGTTTGGTAATTGTAACAAAACTCTTTCGTAACCAACACACTTAGGGTCCGTTTGATAGATTgtaataaatggtggtaatgaaaatgaaaactaaTATAAATTTAGTTGAATAATCTTTTGGTTACCTTAATGTCTATACTAGTTCATTTTccatcattttattttctttataaaattcactTCAAGAGGTcatattagatggtaatgaaaatttgtaaaaaaaaataaaattgtgatCATAGTTTACTcatcatgggaatgacatggaatttttaatgaaattatacaccataaatcatttttattaccaccatttagtaccactaaccaaacgggcagTTAGTGTTTTGTTGTTAGGTGTGAATGGCAATGCAGCCAAAAGCCAACGTCAACCTTGCTTCACAATTATATGCATAATGCAGCCGAAGAATAAAGACAAGCCCACTTCACAATTATTTGCAATAGAAATAATACATCTCATACAACCCAGCATAAAATTCAAACAGGAATAAATttggaaaattgaaaaaaaattcttgtaCATTTTTATAACTCCAAGAAAATGATATGCAGAAACAAAATGAACTATCTACTTATAAATTCGTTACATTCTCATGGTTTGGAAGACGATTGTAACTGATCAAAGTTCAATTACCTAACTGTCAGCAGCTCTGAAAACTGTTAACAGAGAAAGGAACAGGTTTATTATATCAAGGTATAATGACACTGCAGCCCAGATGTACTCATCGTATGTGTGTCGCTTGATGAGATTGTCGGTGTCGTAAACGATGTAGCCACAAAAGATGATGGATGCTATACAACCGTAGATCATAACACCAATTTTGCCCAACGGGAAAAAAATCTGAAATTACAAGATTAAGTAAGTTTAGGTTGCTAAACAAACATTGGAATTTAAGAAGCAAAAAGACAAACCCAGTAAGAGTATCCCACCTGAACCAACGCAAAGATCATCAAGACAATCAAGGACCCGAACAAGAAAGGTCCAAGGAAATTGAAGTCATGGCCTTTGTTCGCCGCCCAAAATGTGTAGAGAGTGAGACTTACAACCACTGCAGACGTCAAAATCACAGACTCCAATATGACTTTCCCTGTATTGCAGTACTTGAGTGAGTTTATGCCATAGCAAATCACATACTCCCCCCATCACTCTAAATACTTTACATTTACTACTTTAATTTGTTTCACTTAATTTGCTACATATAAAATTAAGACATAGAATTACGCTCTCATCTATCTCGTTCACACGTTAAATCCTCTTCCTTCTTCTCATCGCACATTCGAATTTTTGTTTAGTTCTCCCAAAACCCAAATAAAAAAAGGCACCTGAGCATATATTGCTAAACTTGCAATTGCATGCATTTATATTGTACCACAAAAGAAAAATCTCACTCTAATGTGCAATATTTATGGTTCGGCCTATAGCTCAGCAATGTGCCTTCTTATGATAATATGTAGTCTTACTTAACAAGCCTATAGCTCAACAAGTCACCAAGTCCGACATTAGAAATAGTAGGATACAATCCGAAATTTCAACTACCAAACTACTTTCTGAAATTAATATTCACTATTGTACAAGCAATGGTGAGACTGGGGCACTTTTTACTTATGAAGTTGCACGTGATGTTTGATAGCGACAATAAATTAGAGTATCAAGACAGTAACGACTGCTTCATTACACTAATTGCAAGAGTCATCAAACTGACTTTTAAAATTATCCGtaacatgaaattaaaaaatataaattttgctATTAAAAATCCAAATAGTCACCAATTTACTTCCATCCagaatcaaaattcaaatatctCACGACCAATTGCAAAatgatagcaaaatcaaatccgAGAAAGAAAACTTACCGCTAGTAAATGCACATGTCAACCCAACAGCAAACGCAAGCGAGAGTGTGAATATCGAAAGCAGCACATAGTTTACCGGATGACTTTGATGATAGTAATATAGTGGACATAGCACTATACACAACAAGAAATACACCAAATTAGCATAACAAGCATTACATGATAATTCCAAATTTCAAATCAAGGCGTACAAAACCATCCGAATTAACACAACAGTTCCAATCAAAATGATATTGCAATATATTCTATATCAAAGACTTCCTCATCCGAAATCGTAAGCAAGGAAAACACTTAGAATATCCTAgcaattaacaaaattagtgAGGGGAAAATAGTCCCGCACCTGTCTTGACCGTGTATTAGTTCATTTCATTAAAACTGTATTAATATCGAATTATCGTTACATTCAACACATAAGAATGACATATGAATTGATTCACCACAAATTCGAGTCAAGAGTGCGGTTCACTTTCATACTAGTATCAGGAATTCGCCGCTAAATATAATCCAAACAACTAAATCAAATAAGCAATGAAAATTTATGCCAATTCCATCCAATTCCATCAATTCCTATCAAGATATAAACAACCCACCAAAGGTACCTACCCATaacaaattcattcaaaacGAAGTCCAATTGATTCAAAGGGAagccaattaattaaaaaaaaaaaattcatttaaaagAAACCCAATTGAAATCCccaataataaaatcaaattcttgACAAACCGCCATGATCAAAGACCACCAGTGAGCTCGTGTGTACAAGCCCATATAAGCGGAGAATCTACTATACAC
This Amaranthus tricolor cultivar Red isolate AtriRed21 chromosome 13, ASM2621246v1, whole genome shotgun sequence DNA region includes the following protein-coding sequences:
- the LOC130798537 gene encoding protein LIFEGUARD 2-like gives rise to the protein MMWQPANRKNDVEAGSQLYPVMLEDSQRRWGFIRKVYSIIAIQLLATIIVGAVVVSYHPIAHFFTSSGGGLACYIILIITPFIVLCPLYYYHQSHPVNYVLLSIFTLSLAFAVGLTCAFTSGKVILESVILTSAVVVSLTLYTFWAANKGHDFNFLGPFLFGSLIVLMIFALVQIFFPLGKIGVMIYGCIASIIFCGYIVYDTDNLIKRHTYDEYIWAAVSLYLDIINLFLSLLTVFRAADS